From the Astyanax mexicanus isolate ESR-SI-001 chromosome 9, AstMex3_surface, whole genome shotgun sequence genome, one window contains:
- the tmem243a gene encoding transmembrane protein 243, which produces MSAGGWGRAQGLAGPHDQDLSPLSPTANMDEYVTRTYGTGTLDNRPLFGETSARDRVVNLAVGGITSLLVIVTIVSSFVFPTPHPKGLNIFFVFCIVMICSSVLVLIYWYRQGDLEPKFRNLINYTIGSVILLCLCANLYFHDVGR; this is translated from the exons ATGAGTGCAGGAGGCTGGGGTCGGGCTCAGGGATTAGCTGGTCCTCATGACCAGGACTTAAGTCCACTCAGCCCCACAGCTAACATGGACGAATATGTGACACGCACCTATGGCACAGGCACACTGGACAACAGGCCCCTGTTTGGAGAAACATCTGCTCGG GATCGAGTGGTTAACCTGGCTGTTGGTGGGATCACATCTCTTTTAGTCATA GTAACAATCGTCAGTTCATTTGTTTTTCCTACACCTCATCCAAAAGGCCTGAACATCTTTTTTGTGTTCTGCATTGTCATGATCTGTTCCTCAGTACTGGTTCTG atatATTGGTATCGTCAAGGGGATTTGGAGCCAAAGTTCCGAAACCTTATCAACTACACCATTGGATCTGTCATTCTGCTTTGTTTATGTGCAAATCTTTATTTCCATGATGTTGGGAGATGA